Within Candidatus Gracilibacteria bacterium, the genomic segment TTTGCAAGATGTTTTATTGGACCTTTCAAATATTTTTGAGGTAGATATACATCGCTTGTGCTATTTCCCCTCGAGTTACCGGTTCATTTGGACCAAATGTATCACCACTTATATTCTCAAAGAGTTTCTTTTTAAAAGCAAATTCCGCATAGGGTTGTGACCAATGCTTTGGATCAACATCCTTCCAGGTTTTCGTGATTTTCTGTGGCATTTTTTCTCCAGCAGCAAGAGCAAATATAGCCAGGAATTCAGCTTTTGTGATATTGTTGTTTGGGTTAAAAAGAGGCCTATCCGTTGAGATAATTTTTCTTTTTACCGCTTCGGTAATAAGAGGATTGAGCCAATGATCTTTTGGTACGTCTTTAAAAATTCCTACGAGTATTTCGCCATGATGGATGATCCCGAGAGAATTCAGAACCATTCCGAGTAATTCCGATCGTGTCACAGTTTGATGGCTCCTAAAGAGCCCATCGTCATATCCTGAGAAAACTCATTTTTTTGCAAAATAAGTAATGGCGTCATAATATTTGCTATCTGATGGTACATCTGGAAATGATGTGGTAGTATTTTTTGTTTCAGTTTTTACAACAGTTTCAGGATTATTTATAGCAGGATCTTCTTGCTGCACAGGTTTATTTTCAATATTTGATACTGGTATTGGTTTTGAGATTGATATGTCTTTGCCATCGACTGCGGTTGCGTGATCTATGAAATCGATAGGGTTTACGGAATAAAGATCTATCAAGTCTTGGTTCAGGCCATTACTGACCCCATCAAAGAATGACATACCAGCTACATTTGCATCATCAAAATCAAAAGGCCAATAAGGGTGAAATGGAGCATCACTATTATCGATTTGGAGATGGAGATGTGGTGTAGTGGTGATACCAGACATACCTACTTTTCCTATGATGGTTCCCTTGCTGATGATATCTCCTGTGTTTACGGAGACACTATCGAGATGGAGGTAATTCGAATAATATTTTCCTGTCACATTGTTATATTTCACGTTTCTATGTTCCACGACGACATATTTATTATTATCATCGTTGACTACTTTTACGACGATACCATGAGCAATACTAAAAATCGGTGTCTGCATAGGTGCCCTAATATCTACACCATCGTGTGATCCAGCACCGACCTGTCTTTCCTCGTCCATATAGGCGCCTTTATAGACGGTAATATAGGTGAATAAACTATTAAAATCCGTCAACATGTCACTATATTTTGGGAGTGGGATGAGATCATCTTGAGCGATTTCGCTATACGTAACCTCAGCACGTCTATCGATATAATCGCTTTTGCGCCAATCAGGTACAAATGCTATAGGCATCATAGCTCCATCGAAAGATTTGACAGCCCCATTTTGGGATATAGAGAGAATCCATTTCTGATGTGGGAGTATGACAAAAAGAGCCGCAAGAGCGAGAACACCATTGATAACCCATAATTTGGTAAGATGAGAACAGATACTAGATGAAGAAGTCATAAAGGATGTTTTATGGCAATATCATATCATATGTTTTTTTCAGAAGCAAATGTTTGACATTATTTTTTTGTGCATATCATTTACACTATGAAATGGATTATTATTAGTATAGCATGTGGAGTCGTCGGATTTATGATGTATTCCACGTATTCGAGTATAAGTACTCAGCTAGAGTCATCGGCGATTGGTACAAAACCTGCCGCTCCTGCACCAGCGAAAGTTTCGGTAGAAAAAGTAGAAAAAACTCTTATAGATACAAAAAACCAGATTAAAAAATAATCTATGCATCCACACGAGATACACCATATAAAGACGTATATTGTATTCTTTATATTGAGTGCTTCCTTGATAGGTTTATTGGCATATCTCTATATTCCTATAGGCACAAAGAATACCGTACAATCATCAGTCATTCAGGAGGCCCTTCTTCCTCCAGCAACAGTACCTCCTCAACTCACACAAACACAATCAATGCCAAATGTCATCACACCCGTGGGGACAGGTGTCGTAAAGACCTCAGAAACTGATGTTTCGGTACGACGTATGCGGCTCGTCAAAATACTACTTCGTTCACAACAAGAACTCAAAACACTGGAGGGGCAGCGGAGTGCTTCCCCAAAATGACTCGATACAATATCTGAAGATGCAATACAAAAATTACGAGAGAAGATCGCAGCACTCGAAAAACTTATCACAGAGATACAATAATACTACTCTTTTGAGAGAGGGGCTATCCTGATATTGAGACTTTTTACTCCACTAGAAAATGCTATTTGAGCCACGTCTCACGCAAGCGAGATGATAGTGCCTCGTCAAAATTTTTGATGAGAGACACGGTCTCAGAGAGAAAAGTCCTGTACTATATTGTGCACTTTTCTTCCGAGTCATAATGTTCGTGGTTTCGCATCAGCTGTTGTCAAGTAATCTCACCCTCAAATAGTTTCATTTTTTTCTGAATCGGAAAAAAAAAGTTCGCTTATAAAATTCCATCTTTTTGGCACAATATCTTCTCGGTATTCTACCGGTATTTCTGTGACGAAACGACTCATAATATTGCTGGAATAAGTACCAAACGTATATCGTTCATTTGCTCGAGTTATGATGAGTTTCTTTTTGGCACGTGTCATGGCTACATAAAAAAGTCGTCTTTCTTCTTCAAGCTGATCTGGCTCAAATAGTGTCCGAGAATGTGGAAAAATCCCTTCCTCAGCACCAGCAATAATAACATGATCAAATTCTAATCATTTTGCACTATGTGCAGTCATAAGAAGTGTCTTATCTCATTCTCATTCATTTTCTTGTTCAGCAGTAATAAGTGATATATCTTCGAGAAAATGCATCAGTGACTCTCTCGGGGGTATCTCATCATAATGTGATGCAAGATTCTTAAGCTCACTGATATTATCCATTTTGGCTTCAACATCTGGTGGAGAAAAGTTTTCTTCGAGGTAATCACGGTATTTTGTAGCTTGAAGAACTTGTTCGATGAGGATTCTTGCTGGAAATTGATAGGAAAGTGTCTCTATGTCTTCAATAAGTATACAAAATTGTGTTAAAGACGATTGTGCTGCTGTTTTTAAGAGAGGAATATTGGTAATATGATTTTTATCTTTTGCAAGGTCTAGGAAGTTAATACCTGAACTTTCAACATAGTGTATCACTCGTTCGATAGTTGTAGGACCTATTTTTCTCGTAGGCACATTTACAATTCTTTTCCATGCAATACTGTCCTGAGGAGTCAAAATGACTCGTAGATAGGCGATAATATCTTTGATTTCTTTTCGGTCATAGAACTTGAGTCCTCCGATAATTTCATAGGGCACTCCATGTCGGATCAGTGCTTCTTCGATAACACGTGATTGTCCATTGGTACGATAGAGTATCGCCCATGAAGTTGGATTCTTTTCGACAAAACATGCAATTTTATCCGCTTCTTCCCGTTCACTCGAGCATTCATGGATTTGGATTTTATCTCATTCTTCTTGATCAGTCCACATACGTTTATCGAGGGCGGAAGCATTATTTTTTATGACGATATTTGCTGCATTGATGATATTGGACGATGATCGATAATTTTGTTCGAGTTTGACGACTTCTGCTTTTGGAAAATCTTTATTAAAATTGATAATATTTTTGATATTGGCTCATCTCCAGGAATAAATGCTTTGCCAATCATCACCGACGACACAGAGATTTTTTGATTTACTTGCGAGAAGCTCGATGATTGCATACTGAATAGAGTTGGTGTCCTGATATTCATCGACACAAAAATACTGAAAACGATTATGGAAATATTCCAAGACGCTCGGTATCTGAAGAATCTCAAGAGTCTTTGCGAGAATATCATCGAAATCAAGTGCATTATTTGCTTGCATTTTCCTCTGGTAGACAGGGAAAATCTCAGCGACGATTGATTGAAAATGATTTTCAGCTGTACTCGAATAGGCATCTGGTGAAATCCCGCTATTTTTTGCGAGAGATATTTCATATTGTATTTTTCGTGGTGGTGCTTCTTTTGGGTCAATCCTTTTTTCTTCTAAAATAGTTCTTAGGAGTGATATGACATCATCGGTATCATAGATAGCAAAATTTCTCTCGTAGCCGATTTTATCAATATACAGACGGAGAAACATCACGCCCATCGAGTGAAATGTCGAAACCAGTGGGAAGTCGCGAGGCATACCAAATGACTGGGGAATATATCGTCCCAATTTCTTCGCAATTCGTTCGCGCATTTCTTTTGCTGCTTTATTTGTAAAAGTGACACAGAGGATTGATTCAGGAGAGATTCAAACGGTATTAATCATATGATAGACCCGTTCCGTCAGAGTATGAGTCTTGCCAGATCATGCTCCTGCGAGGATAAGAAGGGGGCCATCGATGATATCGACTGCACGGCGTTGTTCTGAATTAAGAGAAGAAGACATGTATTGACTATAAGAAATAGCTCCACGAAAGTGTCGAGATAATAGCGTGAAAGGGGTAAAAATCAAAAGAATAGGTGTTTACTTTTTCTCTACACTTGTGCCATCTTTTCCATCAATAATCTGATATCATTGTGCTTCTATTTCTTTTCGTACCTCATCAGCTCGTTGAAAGTTTTTTTCTTGTTTTGCGAGCGTTCTTTCTTCGATGAGCTTTTGTATTGTTTCTGGTATTTTTTGTTCTTCCGCGAGTGACCAGTCAATAATACCAAAAACACTATCCCAAGATTTCAGAATATCGATAGTAGCATTTTTTTCGCTATCTGAGAGTTTTTGTTCATCGATAGCTCGGTTCACTTCGGATATACAATCGAAAATATGCGTCACAGCATGTACGGTATCGATATCATTTTCGATATCTGCTACAAAGCCCTGCATAGCGGTCTGAAGATAATCACGGAAATCACGTCGAAATTTCCCATGCAGATGTGGATTGTAGGATCGGAGGCGTTTGAGGAAATTATCAATATTTCAGATAGTCATCATAGCACTTTCGAGCCGATCAAAAGTAAAGTTAAAGTTTTCTCGGTAGCGA encodes:
- a CDS encoding UvrD-helicase domain-containing protein, with amino-acid sequence MSSSLNSEQRRAVDIIDGPLLILAGAGSGKTHTLTERVYHMINTVGISPESILCVTFTNKAAKEMRERIAKKLGRYIPQSFGMPRDFPLVSTFHSMGVMFLRLYIDKIGYERNFAIYDTDDVISLLRTILEEKRIDPKEAPPRKIQYEISLAKNSGISPDAYSSTAENHFQSIVAEIFPVYQRKMQANNALDFDDILAKTLEILQIPSVLEYFHNRFQYFCVDEYQDTNSIQYAIIELLASKSKNLCVVGDDWQSIYSWRGANIKNIINFNKDFPKAEVVKLEQNYRSSSNIINAANIVIKNNASALDKRMWTDQEEGDKIQIHECSSEREEADKIACFVEKNPTSWAILYRTNGQSRVIEEALIRHGVPYEIIGGLKFYDRKEIKDIIAYLRVILTPQDSIAWKRIVNVPTRKIGPTTIERVIHYVESSGINFLDLAKDKNHITNIPLLKTAAQSSLTQFCILIEDIETLSYQFPARILIEQVLQATKYRDYLEENFSPPDVEAKMDNISELKNLASHYDEIPPRESLMHFLEDISLITAEQENEGEGDKTLLMTAHSAKGLEFDHVIIAGAEEGIFPHSRTLFEPDQLEEERRLFYVAMTRAKKKLIITRANERYTFGTYSSNIMSRFVTEIPVEYREDIVPKRWNFISELFFSDSEKNETIGGGDYLTTADAKPRTLGLGRKVHNIVQDFSLGDRVSHQKFGRGTIISLAGDVAQIAFSSGVKSLNIRIAPLSKE
- a CDS encoding S-layer homology domain-containing protein; this translates as MTSSSSICSHLTKLWVINGVLALAALFVILPHQKWILSISQNGAVKSFDGAMMPIAFVPDWRKSDYIDRRAEVTYSEIAQDDLIPLPKYSDMLTDFNSLFTYITVYKGAYMDEERQVGAGSHDGVDIRAPMQTPIFSIAHGIVVKVVNDDNNKYVVVEHRNVKYNNVTGKYYSNYLHLDSVSVNTGDIISKGTIIGKVGMSGITTTPHLHLQIDNSDAPFHPYWPFDFDDANVAGMSFFDGVSNGLNQDLIDLYSVNPIDFIDHATAVDGKDISISKPIPVSNIENKPVQQEDPAINNPETVVKTETKNTTTSFPDVPSDSKYYDAITYFAKKGVFSGYDDGLFRSHQTVTRSELLGMVLNSLGIIHHGEILVGIFKDVPKDHWLNPLITEAVKRKIISTDRPLFNPNNNITKAEFLAIFALAAGEKMPQKITKTWKDVDPKHWSQPYAEFAFKKKLFENISGDTFGPNEPVTRGEIAQAMYIYLKNIGKVQ